One genomic window of Motacilla alba alba isolate MOTALB_02 chromosome 1, Motacilla_alba_V1.0_pri, whole genome shotgun sequence includes the following:
- the CWC15 gene encoding spliceosome-associated protein CWC15 homolog produces MTTAARPTFEPARGGRGKGEGDLSQLSKQYSSRDLPSHTKIKYRQTTQDAPEEVRNRDFRRELEERERVAAREKNRDRPTREHTTSSSVSKKPRLDQIPAANLDADDPLTDEDDEDEDLEDSDDDDTAALLAELEKIKKERAEEQARKEQEQKAEEERIRMENILSGNPLLNLTGPAQPQANFKVKRRWDDDVVFKNCAKGIDETKKDKRFVNDTLRSEFHKKFMEKYIK; encoded by the exons ATGACGACAGCAGCCAGGCCAACGTTTGAACCTGCAagagggggaagaggaaaaggtgAAGGAGACTTAAGCCAGCTATCCAAACAATATTCTAGCAGAGATCTTCCTTCTCATACTAAAATCAAATACAG ACAGACCACTCAGGATGCTCCTGAAGAGGTGCGTAACCGTGACTTCagaagggagctggaggagagagaACGAGTTGCTGCCAGAGAAAAGAACAGAGACAGACCAACCAGAG AACATACAACATCATCTTCTGTGTCTAAGAAGCCTCGGCTAGACCAGATTCCTGCAGCAAATCTTGATGCAGATGATCCTCTTACTGAT GAAGATGATGAAGACGAGGACTTGGAAGACAGTGATGATGATGACACTGCAGCTCTTCTGGCTGAACtggaaaaaatcaagaaagaaCGAGCTGAGGAACAAGCTCGAAAG GAACAAGAGCAAAAGgctgaagaagaaagaattcGGATGGAGAACATCCTGAGTGGTAACCCACTGCTGAACCTCActgggccagcacagcctcaggcaAACTTCAAAGTTAAAAGGAG gTGGGATGACGATGTTGTCTTCAAGAACTGTGCCAAGGGGATAGACGAaacaaaaaaggacaaaagatTTGTCAATGATACTCTGCGATCAGAGTTTCACAAAAAGTTCATGGAAAAATATATCAAGTAG